A single window of Verrucomicrobiia bacterium DNA harbors:
- a CDS encoding carboxypeptidase-like regulatory domain-containing protein: MSASWPLGAQSQLSGRVHHPRYEGGEPLYCAAVMVFASQKGGQAEARGFRTWETHPAGWYLIAGPPGEYTVWFTQPGGFFRPQILSPVILRDGEKLDGRDVTPSFDYACFYEGAWDSRPATEYYQVFTARGHSLTAVGIRLAHDGVDGQGPGSQTLVATVHRAGAGTPDQWPQVGPPGVIPKVDCGGAKNYAYATAWDSGEVPLIPGEKYAIRLRAEKEGGVMQTFWRTNTAAEPSLYRVGKDGSRGWGPQQLWLAVATDAEGWVIPYNKKVHLAYQEFAGFAQRWSQTYVARGRSLAGVLLHAAVGGAQPPLSRQRVVVRVRQGGPEGPVVGVEKIAIGNGNYTGDASWGMFGAAYARGEVPLTPGATYALEFESIENYETLHGFVNIKGDVSDDRPGFNPYKKVAPDDYAHGTAYKLGREAMPFDLDMQVVEYLSASAPPPGPNLLRQGDMQAAEGELPAGWTPFKVEPATRLVRFADGPANTNFTARVVGGSATGARADGGFVQQVGGLNRFAAYRLTGKIRSSWPLDWQHQTMVGIDPTGQTENPDAPTVQWSKGPLLHGVYVDYRSEPVRPQKDRLSIWLRGRTTMTNDYRFTADFDDFALREILE; encoded by the coding sequence TTGTCTGCGAGCTGGCCGCTGGGCGCCCAGAGCCAGCTATCGGGCCGCGTGCATCATCCGCGGTACGAGGGAGGCGAGCCGCTTTATTGCGCGGCGGTGATGGTGTTTGCCAGCCAGAAAGGGGGGCAAGCCGAGGCCCGCGGTTTTCGCACGTGGGAAACTCATCCGGCGGGGTGGTATTTGATTGCAGGCCCGCCCGGGGAGTACACCGTTTGGTTCACGCAACCGGGCGGTTTTTTCCGCCCTCAGATTTTAAGCCCGGTGATCTTGCGGGATGGCGAGAAACTGGACGGGCGCGATGTGACGCCCAGTTTTGATTACGCCTGCTTTTATGAGGGGGCTTGGGACAGCCGGCCGGCCACGGAATATTATCAGGTCTTCACCGCGCGCGGGCACAGCCTGACGGCGGTGGGAATCCGGCTGGCGCATGACGGGGTGGATGGCCAGGGGCCGGGGAGCCAGACTTTGGTGGCGACGGTGCATCGGGCGGGGGCCGGCACGCCGGATCAGTGGCCGCAGGTCGGGCCGCCGGGGGTCATTCCCAAGGTGGATTGCGGGGGCGCCAAGAATTACGCCTATGCCACGGCGTGGGATTCCGGCGAGGTGCCATTAATCCCCGGGGAGAAGTACGCCATCCGGCTGCGCGCGGAAAAAGAGGGCGGCGTGATGCAGACGTTCTGGCGGACGAATACGGCGGCCGAGCCGTCGCTGTACCGCGTGGGGAAGGACGGCAGCCGCGGCTGGGGGCCGCAGCAGCTCTGGCTGGCCGTGGCCACGGATGCGGAGGGGTGGGTGATTCCCTACAACAAAAAAGTGCATCTGGCGTATCAGGAATTTGCCGGTTTCGCGCAGCGCTGGAGCCAGACGTATGTGGCCCGGGGCCGGAGCCTGGCCGGGGTGCTGCTGCATGCGGCGGTGGGCGGCGCGCAACCGCCCTTGAGCCGCCAGCGGGTGGTGGTGCGCGTGCGGCAGGGCGGGCCGGAGGGGCCGGTGGTGGGGGTGGAGAAAATTGCCATCGGCAATGGCAACTACACGGGCGATGCGTCGTGGGGCATGTTTGGCGCGGCGTACGCGCGCGGCGAAGTGCCGCTGACGCCGGGCGCCACGTATGCGCTGGAGTTTGAGAGCATCGAAAACTACGAAACCTTGCATGGCTTTGTGAACATCAAGGGGGACGTGAGCGATGACCGCCCGGGGTTTAATCCCTACAAGAAGGTGGCGCCGGATGATTACGCGCACGGGACGGCGTATAAATTGGGACGCGAGGCCATGCCGTTTGATCTGGATATGCAGGTGGTGGAATACCTCAGTGCCAGCGCGCCGCCGCCCGGCCCCAATCTCTTGCGGCAGGGCGACATGCAGGCGGCCGAGGGCGAGCTGCCCGCCGGCTGGACCCCCTTCAAAGTCGAGCCGGCCACGCGGCTGGTGCGGTTTGCGGATGGTCCCGCCAACACCAATTTCACGGCGCGGGTGGTGGGCGGCAGCGCGACGGGGGCGCGGGCGGATGGCGGGTTTGTGCAACAGGTAGGCGGGTTGAACCGCTTTGCGGCCTACCGGCTCACCGGCAAGATTCGTTCTTCTTGGCCGCTGGACTGGCAGCATCAAACGATGGTGGGCATTGATCCCACCGGCCAGACGGAAAACCCGGATGCCCCCACGGTGCAATGGAGCAAAGGCCCGCTGCTGCATGGGGTATATGTGGATTACCGCAGCGAGCCGGTGCGCCCGCAAAAGGATCGGCTGAGCATCTGGTTGCGCGGGCGCACGACGATGACCAATGATTATCGGTTCACCGCCGATTTCGATGATTTCGCCTTGCGGGAGATCCTCGAATAA
- the deoC gene encoding deoxyribose-phosphate aldolase translates to MQYSYEELAGMLDHSLLHPTFTDQEMEEGCRLAARYRVASVCVKPYFVKRAAELLRGTGVKVGAVVAFPHGNSATEVKRYETRVACQDGAVEIDMVINIGKALSGDWDYVEADIRAVCEEAHAHGAKVKVIFENDYLPNDEIKIRLCQISERAGADWIKTSTGYGFVKGPDGKYSYRGATEHDLRLMRAHVSPKVQVKAAGGVRDLDALILVRDLGCTRCGATASAAMLEEYKKRAAGEAAAAGPASLGGGGY, encoded by the coding sequence ATGCAATACTCTTATGAAGAGCTGGCCGGGATGCTGGATCACTCCCTGCTGCATCCCACCTTCACGGATCAGGAAATGGAGGAAGGCTGCCGGCTGGCGGCCCGTTATCGCGTGGCCTCCGTCTGCGTCAAACCTTATTTCGTCAAACGCGCCGCCGAGCTGCTCCGCGGCACCGGCGTCAAAGTCGGTGCCGTGGTGGCCTTCCCCCACGGCAACAGCGCCACCGAGGTCAAACGTTACGAAACCCGCGTGGCCTGCCAGGATGGCGCGGTGGAAATTGACATGGTCATCAACATCGGCAAGGCCCTCAGCGGCGACTGGGACTATGTGGAGGCTGACATCCGCGCCGTGTGTGAAGAAGCCCACGCCCACGGCGCCAAGGTCAAGGTCATCTTTGAAAATGATTACCTGCCCAATGACGAAATCAAAATCCGCCTCTGCCAGATCAGCGAACGGGCCGGAGCGGACTGGATCAAAACCAGCACCGGCTATGGCTTCGTCAAGGGGCCGGACGGCAAGTACAGCTACCGCGGCGCCACCGAGCATGATTTGCGCCTGATGCGCGCGCACGTCTCCCCCAAGGTGCAGGTCAAAGCCGCCGGCGGCGTGCGCGATTTGGACGCACTGATCCTCGTGCGGGATCTGGGTTGCACCCGTTGCGGCGCCACCGCCTCGGCCGCCATGTTGGAGGAATACAAAAAGCGCGCCGCCGGCGAAGCCGCCGCCGCCGGCCCTGCCTCCCTCGGCGGCGGGGGCTACTAA
- the infA gene encoding translation initiation factor IF-1, translating to MSKEEPIEFDGRVTQVLPGTMFRVALPTGHEVLAHISGKMRKNFIRISVGDKVRVQMSPYDLGKARITYRINQ from the coding sequence GTGTCGAAAGAAGAACCGATTGAATTTGACGGCCGGGTGACGCAAGTGCTCCCGGGGACAATGTTTCGCGTGGCCCTGCCCACCGGGCACGAGGTGCTGGCGCATATTTCGGGCAAAATGCGCAAGAACTTCATCCGCATCAGCGTGGGCGACAAGGTGCGGGTGCAGATGTCGCCCTATGATTTGGGCAAGGCCCGGATCACCTACCGCATCAATCAGTAG
- a CDS encoding NAD(P)H-hydrate dehydratase: MPVPVISIAQMREWENQTWAAGRSETDVIRQAGTAFAAELKHWWQPPQPLLILAGRGHNGDDARAAAECFPREQVILLNVHDPAAALPELKAHLARHAATPGWIVDGLFGIGLNRPLGDAWRALVEEINASGWPVAAVDVPSGLDADTAQPLGAAVRATLTVTFGAPKWGLLAPEAAEFTGRLWVAPDIGLIPCPFSHRVQWTLPEDFRHFPPRRPVAGHKGTFGHLGLVAGSAGYHGAAVLAALGAQKAQPGLITVATMEGTYIPIASQLRAPMVCVWTPHTFEQKACDAWLLGPGLAGALHHQELKPALIALWREFPGPVVADASALDMLEPGPAAGLRVMTPHPGEAARLLQCSVADILRDRCAAVQALNEKFPGCHIVLKGRLTVVHEHKTGTFLNPTGNPHLAQGGAGDVLAGYLAGWLAQPTLAARAMTAIRYAVWEHGAAADRLQQRGGAWTMEDLLEELGKTETGRPA; encoded by the coding sequence ATGCCAGTGCCTGTCATTTCCATTGCGCAGATGCGGGAGTGGGAAAACCAAACCTGGGCCGCCGGCCGCTCGGAAACGGACGTCATTCGCCAGGCCGGCACTGCCTTCGCCGCCGAGTTGAAGCACTGGTGGCAACCCCCGCAACCCCTCCTCATCCTTGCCGGACGTGGCCACAACGGCGACGACGCCCGAGCTGCGGCGGAATGTTTTCCGCGCGAGCAAGTGATCCTGCTTAATGTGCACGATCCCGCCGCCGCCCTGCCGGAACTCAAAGCCCACCTTGCACGGCATGCCGCCACCCCGGGTTGGATCGTGGACGGTTTGTTTGGCATTGGCCTTAATCGCCCCCTCGGTGATGCCTGGCGGGCGCTGGTGGAGGAGATCAATGCCTCCGGCTGGCCCGTGGCCGCCGTGGATGTGCCAAGCGGCCTGGACGCCGATACCGCACAGCCCCTCGGCGCCGCCGTGCGCGCCACCCTCACCGTCACCTTTGGCGCTCCCAAATGGGGACTGCTCGCACCAGAGGCGGCGGAATTCACCGGCCGCCTCTGGGTCGCGCCCGACATTGGTTTGATCCCCTGTCCCTTCAGCCACCGCGTGCAATGGACCCTGCCCGAAGATTTCCGCCATTTCCCCCCGCGCCGGCCGGTGGCGGGACACAAAGGCACCTTTGGCCACCTGGGCCTGGTGGCCGGCAGCGCCGGCTATCACGGCGCGGCCGTGCTGGCCGCCCTGGGAGCGCAAAAAGCCCAGCCCGGCCTGATCACCGTGGCCACCATGGAAGGCACCTACATCCCGATTGCCTCGCAGTTGCGCGCGCCCATGGTTTGCGTCTGGACGCCGCACACCTTCGAGCAAAAAGCATGCGATGCCTGGCTGCTCGGCCCCGGTTTGGCCGGCGCCTTGCACCATCAGGAACTCAAGCCGGCGCTCATCGCCTTGTGGCGCGAATTCCCCGGCCCCGTCGTGGCCGACGCCAGCGCCCTGGACATGCTGGAGCCCGGCCCCGCTGCCGGCCTGCGGGTGATGACCCCTCATCCGGGCGAGGCGGCGCGTCTCTTGCAATGCTCCGTGGCCGACATTCTCCGGGATCGCTGCGCGGCCGTGCAGGCCCTGAACGAAAAATTCCCCGGCTGCCACATCGTCCTCAAAGGCCGCCTGACGGTGGTGCACGAACACAAAACCGGCACTTTCCTTAACCCCACCGGCAACCCGCATCTGGCGCAAGGCGGCGCCGGCGATGTGCTGGCAGGATACCTTGCCGGCTGGCTGGCCCAGCCGACCCTCGCCGCGCGGGCCATGACGGCCATTCGCTATGCAGTCTGGGAGCATGGCGCCGCCGCCGACCGCCTGCAGCAACGCGGCGGCGCGTGGACCATGGAGGACTTGCTCGAAGAGCTGGGAAAAACGGAAACCGGCCGCCCCGCCTGA
- a CDS encoding carbohydrate binding family 9 domain-containing protein, translating into MEATQAWSYVRQATRRFFAAAVLGLFCPFLPAQETALAPPPLPPSTALWPVTFTEHPPEMDGRLNDACWAKAPAFTNFTQVLPVEGAPPSETTEVRLLFTRDYLYIGVRCYDSQPQSILAKQMQHDANLRSDDYFMVALDSFNRQREGCYFMVNPAGVRAEGLIENFSVANKSWDTLWHAHARVDEHGWTAELAIPFRSLGFDPQTNAWGCNFERVIRRKQEIVRWTALSPAKAMTTLADFGQIQGLEKLRQGKGLELRPFASGKFRDDRLNARQQWEFRPGLDVTYQITPMLKLQGTLNTDFAEAEVDERVVNLTRFPLFFPEKRDFFLQDASVWRFGGLTYSPLPFYSRRIGLAEDGMPVDLLGGARLTGRLNGTTLGLLNVQQEAYRDVPSKNLTVARLSQLVFEESNVGLLLTHGDPRQRGDNTVVGADFNYLNSRLPGNRQLLGHAFLLMSDSDAKGGRGLAWGFKLDFPNEPLEAEAIFRQVDARFDPALGFVSRRDIRQYILGSRYVWRLNTRALRSISLGVRPTWATDTSGRLIEEDYDLPYLMLTTPAGDTWYMEYSLNRDVVDAPFEMWPGVWIPADDYGWGGFRTFLRTSEARPLSWFFNYRHGDYYHGTRQDYLTELNWRPSSHWLWGLNYQLRRVRLPSGDFDARLAGLRLNLTFTPNLSWNNLVQYENQTRSAGWNSRLRWTFRPGCDAYLVFNQGMAVEEWRLSRQWSEISCKVVVTLRF; encoded by the coding sequence GCAGGAGACGGCGCTTGCGCCCCCCCCGCTGCCTCCTTCCACCGCCCTCTGGCCAGTCACCTTCACGGAGCACCCGCCCGAGATGGACGGCCGGCTGAATGATGCCTGTTGGGCCAAAGCCCCGGCCTTCACCAATTTTACGCAAGTCCTGCCCGTCGAAGGGGCGCCTCCTTCCGAGACCACCGAGGTGCGGCTGCTGTTCACCCGCGATTACCTTTACATCGGCGTCCGCTGTTATGATTCCCAGCCCCAGTCCATTCTGGCCAAACAAATGCAGCACGACGCCAACCTCCGCAGCGACGATTATTTCATGGTGGCGCTGGACTCGTTCAACCGCCAGCGCGAGGGCTGCTACTTCATGGTCAATCCGGCGGGCGTCCGCGCCGAAGGCCTGATCGAAAATTTCAGCGTGGCCAACAAATCCTGGGACACCCTCTGGCATGCCCACGCCCGGGTGGACGAACACGGCTGGACGGCCGAGCTGGCCATCCCCTTCCGCAGCCTGGGCTTTGATCCCCAAACCAACGCCTGGGGCTGCAACTTCGAGCGCGTCATCCGCCGCAAACAGGAAATCGTCCGCTGGACCGCCCTCAGCCCGGCCAAGGCCATGACCACGCTGGCCGATTTTGGACAAATCCAGGGCCTCGAAAAACTCCGCCAGGGCAAAGGCCTGGAGCTGCGGCCCTTCGCCAGCGGCAAATTCCGCGATGACCGCCTCAATGCCCGGCAACAATGGGAATTCCGCCCCGGCCTGGACGTCACTTACCAAATCACCCCCATGCTCAAGCTCCAGGGCACCTTGAACACCGATTTTGCCGAGGCGGAGGTGGATGAGCGGGTGGTCAATCTCACCCGCTTTCCGTTGTTCTTCCCGGAAAAGCGCGATTTCTTTTTGCAGGACGCCTCGGTATGGCGCTTCGGCGGCCTCACCTACTCGCCCCTGCCGTTTTACTCACGCCGCATCGGTCTGGCGGAGGATGGCATGCCGGTGGATTTGCTGGGCGGGGCGCGACTCACCGGGCGGCTCAATGGCACCACCCTTGGACTGCTCAATGTCCAGCAGGAGGCCTATCGGGATGTGCCCTCCAAAAATCTCACCGTCGCCCGCCTCTCCCAACTGGTCTTTGAAGAGTCCAACGTGGGATTGCTGTTGACCCACGGCGATCCCCGCCAGCGCGGCGATAACACCGTGGTGGGCGCGGACTTCAATTATCTCAACAGCCGCCTGCCCGGCAACCGCCAGTTGCTGGGCCACGCCTTCCTGCTCATGAGCGACTCCGACGCCAAAGGCGGCCGCGGCCTGGCCTGGGGGTTCAAATTGGATTTCCCCAATGAGCCGCTGGAGGCGGAGGCCATCTTCCGCCAGGTGGACGCCCGCTTCGACCCCGCCCTCGGCTTCGTTTCCCGGCGGGACATTCGCCAGTACATCCTGGGCTCCCGTTATGTCTGGCGGCTCAACACCCGCGCGCTGCGCTCGATATCCCTGGGCGTGCGGCCCACTTGGGCCACCGATACCAGCGGCCGGTTGATTGAGGAAGATTATGACCTGCCCTACCTGATGCTCACCACCCCCGCCGGCGACACGTGGTACATGGAATACTCACTCAACCGCGACGTGGTGGACGCGCCTTTCGAGATGTGGCCCGGCGTCTGGATCCCGGCCGACGATTACGGTTGGGGCGGCTTCCGCACCTTCCTCCGCACCAGCGAGGCCCGCCCCCTGAGCTGGTTCTTCAATTATCGCCACGGCGACTATTACCACGGCACGCGCCAGGACTATCTCACCGAGTTGAACTGGCGCCCCTCCAGTCACTGGCTGTGGGGCCTGAATTATCAGCTCCGCCGGGTCCGCCTGCCCAGTGGCGACTTTGATGCGCGCCTGGCCGGCCTGCGCCTCAACCTGACCTTCACCCCCAACCTCTCCTGGAACAACCTCGTGCAATACGAAAACCAAACCCGCTCCGCCGGCTGGAACAGCCGCCTCCGCTGGACCTTCCGCCCCGGTTGCGACGCCTACCTCGTCTTCAACCAGGGCATGGCCGTCGAGGAATGGCGCCTCTCCCGCCAGTGGAGCGAAATCTCCTGCAAAGTGGTGGTCACCTTGCGGTTTTAA